In Castanea sativa cultivar Marrone di Chiusa Pesio chromosome 6, ASM4071231v1, a single window of DNA contains:
- the LOC142638381 gene encoding serine/threonine-protein kinase ZRK1-like encodes MRWSCLTDHFFNKRRGERERAAFYENGSLLLEKLIVSCNGKPIPIRTFSPQQLLLATNNYSSELLRGPWVRWYKGSLEGRIVLIKRFDYALPDLAINDLVISAQMSGHSNVLKPIGCCLHTPIPILVFEFAANGFLADRIFVSRVTKRQHQPMRWERRLKIARQIAHALSYLHTAFPRPVIHMHIDMRSILLDEDDVPKLSDFYFSVSIPKGEADVEVYQGLGKSIRFITPELKAKGKATEKTDVFNFGRFLLELLIGEDARNITRLTTDEDSSLVAYIHNRAQGSCINEIVDPAILAEDGEGGASLEHQLQAVLDLALTCTEEDPQRRPTMVDVTKQLRRIERFAQAGEVLLGNLQNLKLHESFEEHASASLKRNASSDEIQAVNEASEWPLEV; translated from the exons ATGCGGTGGAGTTGTTTGACCGATCATTTCTTTAATAAAAGAAgaggggaaagagagagagctgCGTTTTATGAGAATGGAAGCCTGTTACTTGAGAAGCTGATTGTGTCTTGCAATGGCAAGCCTATTCCCATCCGTACATTCTCCCCTCAACAGCTCCTCCTAGCAACCAACAACTATTCTTCTGAACTTCTGAGAGGGCCTTGGGTCCGTTGGTACAAGGGTTCTCTTGAAGGACGAATTGTTCTCATTAAGCGTTTTGATTATGCTTTGCCCGATTTAGCCATCAATGATTTAGTGATTTCTGCACAAATGAGTGGTCACAGCAATGTATTAAAGCCCATAGGCTGTTGTCTCCACACTCCAATTCCCATTTTAGTGTTTGAATTTGCCGCCAATGGTTTCCTTGCAGATCGAATTTTTGTCTCCCGTGTTACTAAACGACAACATCAGCCGATGAGGTGGGAGAGAAGGTTAAAGATTGCAAGGCAGATTGCTCATGCTCTTTCTTATCTCCATACTGCCTTCCCAAGACCTGTCATCCACATGCATATAGATATGCGCAGTATCTTATTAGATGAAGATGATGTTCCCAAATTGTCCgacttttatttttctgtatCAATTCCCAAAGGTGAAGCTGACGTGGAAGTTTATCAAGGCTTAGGGAAATCAATTAGGTTCATCACCCCCGAGCTTAAAGCAAAAGGCAAGGCAACTGAGAAAACTGATGTATTTAATTTTGGTAGGTTTCTTCTAGAACTTTTAATTGGAGAGGATGCTCGTAATATAACCCGATTGACAACTGATGAAGATTCTAGCTTAGTAGCATACATACATAACCGTGCTCAAGGTAGTTGCATAAACGAGATTGTGGATCCTGCAATCTTGGCTGAAGATGGGGAAGGAGGTGCTAGTTTAGAGCATCAATTACAAGCTGTGCTGGACCTTGCCTTGACATGTACAGAGGAAGATCCTCAAAGAAGGCCAACTATGGTTGATGTCACCAAACAACTCAGGCGGATTGAGAG GTTCGCACAAGCGGGTGAAGTGCTTTTGGGAAATTTGCAGAATTTAAAGCTTCATGAGAGTTTTGAAGAGCATGCTTCTGCATCATTGAAAAGGAATGCTTCTAGTGATGAAATCCAAGCAGTGAACGAAGCCTCTGAATGGCCTCTTGAAGTTTAA
- the LOC142638379 gene encoding serine/threonine-protein kinase ZRK1-like, translated as MRGNWFTSYHFFNKTRKQREERKEREERAFYENGSLLLEQLIASCNCKPIPIRTFSAQQLLLATNNYSSELLRGRWVHWYKGSLEGRIVLIKRFDYALPSLAINDLVFSAQMSGHSNVLKPIGCCLHTPCPILVYEFAANGFLADRIFVFPVTKRQHQPMVWERRLKIARQIAYALSYLHTAFPRPVIHMYIDMCSILLDEHDVPKLSNFFFSVSIPKGEADVEVYRGLGKPIRFITPELKAKGKATEKTDVFNFGRFLLELLIGEDARNITRLTIDEDSSLVAYIHNRAQGSCINEIVDPAILAEDGEGGASLEHQLQAVLDLALTCTEEDPQTRPTMVDVTKQLRRIERFTKTGEELGGNLENLKLLESVEEHASASLKRNVSSDEIQKVKEVSERPLEV; from the exons ATGCGGGGGAATTGGTTCACGTCATATCATTTCTTTaataaaacaagaaagcaaagagaggaaagaaaggaaagagaggaAAGAGCGTTTTATGAGAATGGAAGCCTGTTACTTGAGCAGTTGATTGCCTCTTGCAATTGCAAGCCTATTCCCATCCGTACCTTCTCCGCTCAACAGCTCCTCCTAGCAACCAACAACTATTCTTCTGAACTTCTGAGAGGGCGTTGGGTCCATTGGTACAAGGGTTCTCTTGAAGGACGAATTGTTCTCATTAAGCGTTTTGATTATGCTTTGCCCAGTTTAGCCATCAATGATTTAGTGTTTTCAGCACAGATGAGTGGTCACAGCAATGTATTAAAGCCCATAGGGTGTTGTCTCCACACTCCATGTCCCATTTTAGTATATGAATTTGCCGCCAATGGTTTCCTTGCAGATCGAATTTTTGTCTTCCCTGTTACTAAACGACAGCATCAGCCGATGGTGTGGGAGAGAAGGTTAAAGATAGCAAGACAGATTGCTTATGCTCTTTCTTATCTCCATACTGCCTTCCCAAGACCTGTCATCCACATGTATATAGATATGTGCAGTATCTTATTAGATGAACATGATGTTCCCAAGTtgtccaacttttttttttctgtatcAATTCCCAAAGGTGAAGCTGACGTGGAAGTTTATCGCGGCTTAGGGAAACCAATCAGGTTCATCACCCCCGAGCTTAAAGCAAAAGGCAAGGCAACTGAGAAAACTGATGTATTTAATTTTGGTAGGTTTCTTCTAGAACTTTTAATTGGAGAGGATGCTCGTAATATAACCCGATTGACAATTGATGAAGATTCTAGCTTAGTAGCATACATACATAACCGTGCTCAAGGTAGTTGCATAAACGAGATTGTGGATCCTGCAATCTTGGCTGAAGATGGGGAAGGAGGTGCTAGTTTAGAGCATCAATTACAAGCTGTGCTGGACCTTGCCTTGACATGTACAGAGGAAGATCCACAAACAAGGCCAACTATGGTTGATGTCACCAAACAACTCAGGCGGATTGAGAG GTTCACAAAAACGGGTGAAGAGCTTGGGGGAAATTTGGAGAATTTAAAGCTTCTTGAGAGTGTTGAAGAGCATGCTTCTGCATCATTGAAAAGGAATGTTTCTAGTGATGAAATCCAAAAAGTGAAAGAAGTCTCTGAAAGGCCTCTTGAAGTTTAA
- the LOC142639307 gene encoding uncharacterized protein LOC142639307: MTQRANPSIGFSQKDARHLHHPHDDALIVSIRARDYNMHQVLVDNGSSADILYCPAFQQMGIGREQLVPTNAPLIGFGGTRVYPLGVVTLSVMVGDYPQQVTKDVAFLVVDYSSAYNAILE, translated from the coding sequence ATGACGCAACGTGCTAACCCCAGCATCGGGTTTTCACAAAAAGATGCGCGAcaccttcaccacccacatgatgacGCGCTCATCGTCAGCATACGGGCAagggactacaacatgcatcaagttttggtggacaacggAAGCTCAGCGGATATCCTCTATTGCCCCGCTTTtcagcaaatggggattggtaGAGAACAACTGGTCCCAACGAATGCACCCCTTATTGGCTTCGGAGGGACAAGGGTCTACCCTTTGGGCGTCGTCACGCTGTCTGTGATGGTCGGGGATTACCCACAGCAAGTAACCAAGGATGTAGCTTTTCTTGTGGTCGACTACTCTTCTGCTTATAACGCCATCCTCGAATag